A region of the Leucobacter komagatae genome:
CCCCTACCCCAGGTCCACGTAGCCGGAGTCGCCCGCAGCGACGACAGCCGCCCCAGCGCTCAGCTCGGCGGCGAGCGCCGTGAGGCCTCCGACCTCGTCCTCAGCCACGGCGAAGCGCTGCAACACGGTATCGCTGTAGTCGGCCTCGCCGACGGTGTAGCCGCGCCTCCGGGCCTCCGCCTCGATCTGGGATGCGACCTCGTATGTCGACCGAACCGACACCTCCAGCCTCAACCCGCGGCGCACGCGCTTCGCGTCGAGCACGGCACCAGCGACAGACGCGCGGTACGCCCGGGTAAGCCCCCCAGCGCCGAGCAGCACACCCCCGAAGTAGCGGGTGACGACGGCCACGACGTCGCTAAGCCCGGCCGACACGAGCGCGTCGAGCATGGGCGCCCCAGCGGTGCCGCTCGGCTCGCCGTCGTCGTTCGAGCGCTGCACGCGGCCGTCAGGCCCCAGCACGAACGCAGAGCAGTGGTGGCGGGCGCGGGGGTGTTCCGCGCGGACGGCCGCGATGACGGCCCGCGCGTCTTCTTCCGAGGAGACCCGTTCGAGCCGCGTGAGAAACCGCGACCGCGAGATCTCAATCTCAGTCTCAACGCGGCCAGAGATCGTTTCGTACTCGGCTGCCATGCCTCTATCGTGTCATGTCCGCCCCCAGCCGCTCGCGTTACGATCAATGCGTGACTTCAGTGCGTGTGGACAGTTGGGTGTGGGCCGTGAGGCTCGCGAAGACCCGCAGCCAGGCGACGGCGGCCTGCCGCGCCGGGCACGTTCGCGTGAACGACCAGCCGGCGAAGGCGTCGCAGCCCGTGAGGGTCGGCGACGTCGTGCGCACCCGGCTGCACAGCATCGAGCGGATCTACAGGGTCACGGGGCTCGCGACGAGGCGCGCGAGCGCGGTCGAGGCCGCGACGAACTATGAGGATCTCACGCCGCCCGCCCCGCCCCGCGTCGAGCGGCCGATGACTGTCTACCGCGACCCGGGGGCCGGCAGGCCGACGAAGCGTGACCGCCGCGAGCTCGAGAAGCTGCGCGGCAGGAACGAGCACCAGCAGGGTTCCGAGTGACTCCCGTGTTGGATCTCGCCACCTGGCGAACCGCGTCAGAGGCGCACGAGGAGCGTGCCGACGCCCTCACCGCTGACCACCGCGGCAGGCGGCTGCGTGGCGAGCAGCACCCGATCGAAGACTTCCTGTTCACCTACTACCCGTTCAAGCCCGCTGAGCTGCGAAGGTGGCACCCGGGGGCCGCGGTCGCGCTCGAGGACGCGCGGGAACGCGCGGAGTGGCGGTACTACGGGGTCGACTCTGAGGGGGTGGCGACCGTCGATCTCGCCGCGTTCTTCGAGAAACGCGGCCAGACCGTCACCTACGTAGAGCGGCTGCTGGAGGCGACGCTGGATCGCACCCCGCAGTTTGGCTGCTTCGGCCTCCACGAGTGGGCGATGGTCTACAGGCTCACCCCCGAAGAGACCAGGCACACGAGGTTGCCGCTGCGCATCGGGCACGCGGCGACCGACGCCGTTGTTGAGTCGCACACGATCGGCTGCAGCCACTTCGACGCGTACCGGTTCTTCACGCCCGCGGCCGCGCCGCTCAACAGGCTTGCACCGACCAGGGAAACGCAGCCCGAGATGGAGCAGGCCGGCTGCCTGCACGCGGGCATGGACATCTACAAGTGGGCGACGAAGCTCGGGCCGATCATCCCGGGTGAGCTGCTGCTCGATGCGTTCGAGTTCGCGCGTGACATCCGCTTCGTCGACATGCAGGCCTCGCCGTACGACGTGACCGGCTTCACGAACCACGAGGGTGTGCCGCTTGAGGCGATCCCGATCGAGACGCCTGCCGGTAAGCAGGAGTATGTGCGGCGGCAGCGGGCCTTCGCCGAGCGCGGGAATGCGCTGCGGGGCCGCGTGCTCCAAGCAATCGCGGCCGCGCGCGAGGCGCTCGCGGCCGAGCTGTAGTACCTGGGTGACAGGAGCGACCGCGGGTGGTAGCGTGCGAGACATGGAGACCGCACTGAGGCGCCACCGGGTGTTGAGGGCATGCACATGGATTGGGCTTGTCCTGGTACTCGGCGCCTGGGCGGCGTCGATCGCGGCGCAGGCGCCCTGGACGGCGTGGTTCAGCGTGGCGCTCTGGGGAACGATCGGCGTCGGTGTCGCCGTGAGGCTCGTTCGCGGAAGGGCCGGAAGCAGCGGTCTCATTGGCGCGGGTGAAGAGCTGAACCGAATGTACCTCGGGCGCACCACCTCCCCGAGTATCTCGGGAACCGCCGCAGAGAGCTCTGAGATCGGCGAACCGCGCCGACCCGGGCCCACGGTGTAGGGGCCCGAGCCAGCCGCGCGGCTAGTGCCTGGCGAGGATTGCCTCGTGATCCGTGCCATCGGGCAGCACGCCGTAGTCGATCCCGCGATCCTCACCGAGCCGCGCGCCGATGAACGCCTCTGCGCTTGCCGTTGGCGCGTACCGGAGCATGAGCCCGGCCTGAAGCGCGAGGCCCATCGACCCGACGAGCCGGCGAGCGCGCGACTGCGCGACGTCTGGGGTCGCGCCGGCCATGTCGGCGAGTTCGCGCTGCACCCGGGCCCGCAGCGCGTCGTAGCGCGTGTCAGCTCCAGCGGCGAGCGCGAGCTCAGCGTCGAAGGCGGCGACGCTCTCGGGCTCACGGGTGAGTGCTCGAAGCACGTCGAGGGCGATGACGTTCCCCGAGCCCTCCCAGATCGCGCTCACCGGCTGCTCGCGGTAGCGCATCGCGAGTGGGAAATCCTCGGTGTAGCCGTTGCCGCCAAGGCACTCCATCGCCTCATACGCCTGGCCCGGCCCGCGTTTGCAGACGCGGTACTTCGCGACGGCTGTCGCGAGCCGCCTGAAGGCCTGTTCTTGCTCGCCGGCCGCATCCTCGTGGGCGGCGGCGAGCCGCATCGCGGTGAGCGTCGACGCCTCGGCCTCGAGAGCGAGATCGGTCACGACGCCGGTCATCGCGGGCTGGTCGATGAGGGTGCGCCCGAACGCGGCACGGTGCCGCACGTGCCAAAGCGCCTCGGCCGCCGCCTGCCGCATTCCGGCCGCGGTGCCGATCACGCAGTCCAGCCGCGTGCGGGCGACCATCTCGATGATCGTGCGCACCCCGCGCCCGGCCTCCCCCACGGGGAAGGCGACGGTGCCGTCGAGCTCGATCTCGCTCGACGCGTTCGACTTGTTGCCGAGCTTGTTCTTCAGGCGCTGCACACGGAACTCGTTGCGCGTGCCATCCTCAAGCACTCTCGGCACGAAGAAGCAGCTGATGCGCCCCTCGGGGTCGCTCTCCTCGCGGGCGAGCACAAGAAATGCGTCTGACATCGGGGCCGAGCAGAACCACTTGTGCCCGGTGAGCAGCGCGCCGCCCTCGACCCGCCTCGCGACGGTCTCGTTCGCGCGCACGTCTGATCCGCCCTGTTTCTCGGTCATCGCCATGCCCATGATCGCGCCGGGCTTCTCCCCGGGCGCCCGGAGCGAGCCGTCGTACCCGGTGCCGAAGAGGCGCGGCAGCCACACCTTGGCGAGGTCGGGCTGGTGCTCGAGCGCGGGGACCGCGGCGTGCGTCATTGACACCGGGCAGGCGTGCCCGGGCTCAACCTGGGCGAAGAGCGAGAACATGGCGGCCCGCGCCACGTGCGCACCCGCTCGGGGCGTCGCCCAGGCCGAGGTGTGGGCGCCCGCCCCGATCGCTGCCCCGATAACCCGGTGGTAGGAGGGGTGGTAGCGCACCTCGTCGATCCGGTTGCCGCGGTGATCGAAGCTCACGAGCTCGGGGCCCTCCGCGTTGGCGAGCCGCGCGTCTTCCTGAAACTCCGCGGTGCCGACGTGGGCGCCCGCGTCGGTGAGGGCGGCGTCTGCCCAGCCCGCGCCGAAGGCCTCAACCGCGTCTCGCAACACCGGGTAGGTGAGGTACTCATTGACGTTCACGCGCTCGGGCGGCTGGTTCTTGACCTCGTGTGTTCTACCAACGGGCGCCGGCTTCAGGGTTGCCGTGGTCATCGCGGGTGCAGCTGTTGTGGTTGACATCGGTGTCTCCTTCAAACTGTGGTGGTGCGGGTCGGGGTTAGTGCGTGTTGCGCGGGTGGTGCGAGTTCGCGGTGGCGCGTTCGTCAGGGAAGTCGGCGGGGCGTTCGTGCGGCGGCAGCACCGCGAACCCGGCGAGGCGCTGGCACGCGGTGGCGAGGGTTTCAAGTACTTCCTCATGCTCTTCGGGGCCGCCGGGCACGGGGGCGAGCGGCCTGATGACGGCCTCGCCGATCGCTCCGACAATGGCCGGGGCGAGCAGGTCGATGCGGTGCGCCCGCAGCGCCCCCTCACGCACGCCGTCAGCAAGGATCTCTGCGACCGTTTCGGTATAGGCGCGCCGGAACACGAGCCGCTCGCGCTCAACGCCGACGTCTGCGGCCTCGAACAGGAGCGCCGTCGCGAGCGTGCGGCCACGCAGGGCGCGCGCCCCGAACACCCTGACGAGGGCGTCGAGCCTGTCGACGGCGGGAGTGAGCAGCCGCGCGTCGGCGCCGAATGCAACGGCCGACCGCACGACCTCGAGCTCGATGCCAGCGGCCCGCTCGAAGATCGCCGCGCTGAGCGATGCCTTGTCGGGGAAGTAGGTGTAGACGGTGCCCGTCGAGACGCCAGCGCGCTCGGCAACCCTCGCGATCGTTGCGGCCGCGAAGCCACCGTCGGCAACGAGCTCGTGGCCTGCCTCGACGAGTGCGGCATTGCGGGCGAGCTTGTGCTGCTCCGTGCGGTCTGTGCTGCGGTAAGCCACCCTTGCCTGCTTTCTCGACGGCTGCGTCGTGCGGTCACGTGATCAGGCTGCTGCCCTCACACCACCGCGACCAAAATCTGGCCTTTCGCAAACAATTGAATCATGGTTCAATTGTTTGCGAAAGGCCCGAAGCGAACGAACTCTTCGGCAACGCCTGACAACAACGTCGTTGATCAAGGAGGATCGATGGATCTCAGCAGCATGCTCGAAAGCACCGCACGGAAGTTCCCGCAGAAGGAGGCGCTCGTCGCGGGCGACCGCCGCTACACCTACACCGATCTTGTCGAGCAGTCTCGGCGCGCGGCGCGCGTCTTCCGCGACGCCGGCCTGTCCCGCGGAGCATACGTTCCCGTCGTCGCCTTCAACACGCCGGGCTTTGTGTTCGCGGCGTTCGGGCTGTGGCGGGCGGCGATGGCGCTCGCGCCCGTGAACCACAAGCTCACCGCCCCCGAGCTCCGCTTCCTCGTCACGCACAGCGGCGCGGAGGTTGGCGTCGTCGACGCGACGCTCCTCGAGACCGCCCGGGCGGCGGCACCCGGGGTGCGCTGGCTCGTCACGGAGGCCGCGAACTTCCCCGACATCGAGGTGGATCCCCGAGACGACTTCGACGCGCTCCTCGCAGCGGCAGACCCCTGGGACGGGGAGCCCGTAAGCGAGACCGAGGTCGCCCAGCTGCTCTACACCTCGGGCACGACGAGCGACCCCAAGGGCTGCCTGCACTCCCACCGCGGCATCACCACGGTCGCCGCCTACTGCGCGATCAGCGGCGGCCTGCAGGCTACCGACAGGTTTCTCATCGCTATGCCGATCTGGCACTCCTCACCACTCAACAATTGGTTCATGCCGATGATGATGCTCGGCGGCACCGTCGTGCTGCTTCGCGAGTACCACCCGATCGAGTTTCTCCGCACCATTGAGCGCGAGCGGACGACCGCGTTCTTCGGCCCAGCGATCGCCTACCTCGCGCCGCTCCAAGCAGCGAAGGCCGCCGGCCTCGAGTGGGATGCGTTCGACCTGTCGAGCGCACGGCTGTGGCTCGCAGGCGGCGCCCCCATCGGCCAGGAGACCATGCAGACCATGCGGGCGGCGTACCCCTCGGGCGGCTTCCAGCAGGTGTACGGCATGAGCGAGATGGGGCCAGTCGGCGCGACACTTCTTCCCGCTGACCAGGAGCGGAAGGCCGGCTCAATCGGGCACGCCGGCATGCCAGGGGTCGACCTCCGAGTGGTCACCCGCGAGGGGCGAGACGCGCTGCCGGGCGAGACCGGCGAGATTTGGCTGCGCTCAGACACCCGCATGATTGGCTACCTCGGCAACCCGGAGGCGACCGCGAAGGCCTTCGAGGGCGAGTGGTACAAGTCAGGTGACCTCGCCAGGCTCGACGAAGACGGGTACCTGTTCATCGCCGACCGCATCAACGACATGATCATCTCCGGTGGCGAAAACGTGTACACGCTCGAGGTCGAGAACGCCGCGCGCGAGCACCCGGGCGTCGCCGATATCGCGGTCGTCTCGAGGCCCCACCCCGAGTGGGGCGAGACCGTGGTCGCGGTTGTCGTCGCGAGCGATGCGGGCGCGCCCGAGCTCGAGGAGTTCCGGGCATTCCTGGGTCAGCGACTCGCGCGCTACAAGGTGCCGCGCGACGTGGTCACCGTCGACGTGCTACCCCGGAACCCGTCGGGCAAGGTGCTCAAGCATCGCCTCCGCGAACTTGTTCGGGAGGGCGCCGGGACAGCGTAGCCGGGCGGCGTCCGCTGGGCACCGGGCCGGGGCTGGGGGCCTGCTGCGCCGAGCCCCCAGGCCAGGGCGCTCTGGGCCCGCCGATCCTGATCGTCAGAATAGGGTCGGCGCCGGTGCGCCCGGCACCGCGTCCCACAGGGGCAATGCGTTGGGGTCCGAACGGTGCTCCGGCAACGCCCCTCCCGTGCTCGGCAGCTGCCGCGCGCCCCGCACCCCGGCCGCGGCGATCGGCGGGTAGGGATCTCGGCTGCGCCGGGCGCTGCCGGAGAACTCGAGACCGTGCTTGCGGATCAGCGGCCGGATCCGCGCGGCGAGTTCAAGCCTGTAGGCCTGAGTTGCCTTGCTGGAAGCGCCGGGGTAGAGCCTGCGGTACGCGGGCACGAGGTCTGGATACTCGCGACCAAGCCACGCGAAGAACCAGGGCTTTACGGCCGATCGGAGGTGCAGCGCGCCGTACATGACTGAGCGCGCGCCCGCCTCCCGGATATCGCTGAGCAGCGCGTCAAGGTGGGCGTAGCCATCCGTCAGGTGCGGAAGCACCGGCATGACGAACACATCAACCTCAAGCCCCGCCTTTCGGGCCGCAGCAACGGTGTCGAGGCGGGCCCTCGTGGTGGGGGTGCCGGGCTCGATCGACTGCTGCAGCGCGTTGTCCCCGACCGCGATCGACATGGCGAGCTCGACGGGTACCCGCTTCGACGCCTCGGCGAGCTGCGGGAGGTCACGACGCAGCAGCGTCCCCTTGGTGAGAATCGAGATCGGGGTATGGCGCGCTGCGAGCGCCTCAATGATGCCGGGCAGTAGCGCGTACCGGCCCTCCGCTCGCTGATACGGGTCGGTGTTCGTGCCGAGGGCGACCATCTCGCGCCGCCAGGAGGGCCTCGCGAGTTCTCGGGCAAGGACCTCGGCGACGTTGACCTTCACAACGATCTGCGAGTCAAAGTCGGTGCCGGCGTCGAAGTCGAGGTACCTGTGCGAGCCGCGCGCGAAACAGTACACGCAGGCGTGCGAGCAGCCGCGATACGGGTTGATCGTCCAGGAGAATGGCATTGACGACCCCTCGGGCACCCGGTTCAGGGCGCTCTTCGCCAGCACCTCGTGGAACACCATGCCCGCAAACTCGGGCGCTCGCGTCGTGCGGAGGTGGCCGGGCATCGCGGCGACCTCCGCGACCTCGAGCCCCGGGAGAGCCGTCGTCGAGACCGACTCTGCCGAGGCCAGGCCCGCGGAAACCGCCGCGCTCTGCCCGCTCCACCTCATGCCCCTATTCGAACATATGTTCGAATAAAACACAAGCGGGCGCGCTGATCGAACAGTGCCCCGGTCAGCCCCCCTCCCTCGCCCCCAAATTCTCCGGTGCACATCAAATACCGCGGGAATTTGATGTGCTGGGGAACATTTGGGGGTGAGGGGCGGGCGGCCGGGCGAAGGGCCAGCCGGGCGAAGGGCCAGCCGGGCGCCGCGGGCGGGGAGAAAGCCGGGCCTATGGCTGGGGGCGGCGTCTCCCGCGAATCGCGCGCAGCGCCCACAGGATCGCGACCAAGTCGACGACCTCCTGCATCCAGGCGCCAACGATCGCCGGCAAGAACCCGAAGGCGGCGACGAGCATCAGGCCGACGCTGACCGCGATCCCGAGCCAGATGCTTTCGAGCGCGATGCGCACGGTGTCTTTGCCGATCCGCACCGCCTGGCCGACCCCATCAAACCTGTCGAACCGGTTCACCACGTCGGCGGACTCGCTCGCGGCCGTCGACCCCCTCGCGCCCATCGCGAAGCCCACATCGGCAGCCGCAAGCACCGGGGCGTCGTTAAGGCCGTCGCCGACCATGATGAGTGGGCGCGGCTGCAGTTCGCTCGCGATCCTAACCTTGTCGGCCGGGGTGCACTCCGCGTACACCTCGTCGATGCCTGCCTGCGCTGCCATCGCATTTGCGGTCGCGGGAACATCGCCCGTCACCATCGCAAACCGCTCGAGCCCGAGCTCGCGCAGCTCGCGGAGCACCTGCGGGGCCTCGGGCCGCAGCTCATCGCGCATGATGAGGGTGCCGAGAAACCGGTCGTCGAGCGCGACGTAGATCGCGAGTTCGCCTGCAGCGAGGGTGGTGAGCTCGAGATCTGCAGCGGCCTTCGCGACCCAGCTCGGCTTCCCCACCCGCACGGTCCCGTCGGCAACGACGGCCTCGACACCATTGGTTGCGCTCTCCTCGGCCGACTGTACCGGCAACAGCGCAATGCCTCGCGCCTTCACGGTCTCAACTACGGCGCTCGCGAGCACGTGTGACGAGTACACCTCAGCGCTCGCGGCGAGCTGAAGCAGATACTCCTCGTCGACTCCGGCGGCAGGCCGCACCTCGCGGGGCTCGGGCTTGCCCGTCGTGAGCGTCCCAGTCTTGTCGAAGGCCGCCGAGCGCACCTTCGCGAGTTGTTCAAGCGTGCCACCGCCCTTCACAATCAATCCACTCTTGGCAGCGCGGCTCATGCCGCCGAGGAACGCCACCGGCGCCGCGATGAGCAGCGGGCACGGGGTTGCGACGACGAGCACCTCGGCGAACCGGACCGGATCCCCGCTCACGAACCAGGCGACGCCTGCGATCACGAGCGCGACGACGGTGAAGGGGAGCGCGTAGCGGTCTGCGAGCCGCACCGTCTTTGCCCGGCTGCTCTGCGCCTGCTCAACGAGATCAACAATCTGCTGGTACTTGCTGTCTTTCGACGTCGCGGCGGCGCGCATGGTGATCGCGGTGGATCCGTTCACGACACCGCTCGCGATCCGTTCATCGCGAGCGCGCAGCACGGGAAGGCTCTCACCCGTAAGCGACGACTCATCGAACTCGGCGGAATCGATGAGCAGGATCGCGTCCACGGGTACGAGCTCGCCCGGCCGCACGAGCAGGTGGTCGCCAACGCTGATCTCGTTCACGGCGACGGTCTCGGTGCGCTCTTCGGCCGCGGCCGCGGGGGGCTCTGCCGCGGCTGCCGGCGCCGCGGGCGCGGCCGGTGCGGGCGCGGTGAGGAGCCTGGTAGCCTGCTGCGGGGCACGCTTGAGCAGCGCTGTCAGCTCTTGCTTCGAGCGGTTCTCGGCGTAGTCTTCGAGAGCTTCGCCTCCCGTGATCATGAGCACAACGACGAGGGCCGCCCAGGGCTCGCCAACGC
Encoded here:
- a CDS encoding YigZ family protein, whose translation is MAAEYETISGRVETEIEISRSRFLTRLERVSSEEDARAVIAAVRAEHPRARHHCSAFVLGPDGRVQRSNDDGEPSGTAGAPMLDALVSAGLSDVVAVVTRYFGGVLLGAGGLTRAYRASVAGAVLDAKRVRRGLRLEVSVRSTYEVASQIEAEARRRGYTVGEADYSDTVLQRFAVAEDEVGGLTALAAELSAGAAVVAAGDSGYVDLG
- a CDS encoding RNA-binding S4 domain-containing protein yields the protein MTSVRVDSWVWAVRLAKTRSQATAACRAGHVRVNDQPAKASQPVRVGDVVRTRLHSIERIYRVTGLATRRASAVEAATNYEDLTPPAPPRVERPMTVYRDPGAGRPTKRDRRELEKLRGRNEHQQGSE
- a CDS encoding 3-methyladenine DNA glycosylase encodes the protein MLDLATWRTASEAHEERADALTADHRGRRLRGEQHPIEDFLFTYYPFKPAELRRWHPGAAVALEDARERAEWRYYGVDSEGVATVDLAAFFEKRGQTVTYVERLLEATLDRTPQFGCFGLHEWAMVYRLTPEETRHTRLPLRIGHAATDAVVESHTIGCSHFDAYRFFTPAAAPLNRLAPTRETQPEMEQAGCLHAGMDIYKWATKLGPIIPGELLLDAFEFARDIRFVDMQASPYDVTGFTNHEGVPLEAIPIETPAGKQEYVRRQRAFAERGNALRGRVLQAIAAAREALAAEL
- a CDS encoding acyl-CoA dehydrogenase family protein, which codes for MSTTTAAPAMTTATLKPAPVGRTHEVKNQPPERVNVNEYLTYPVLRDAVEAFGAGWADAALTDAGAHVGTAEFQEDARLANAEGPELVSFDHRGNRIDEVRYHPSYHRVIGAAIGAGAHTSAWATPRAGAHVARAAMFSLFAQVEPGHACPVSMTHAAVPALEHQPDLAKVWLPRLFGTGYDGSLRAPGEKPGAIMGMAMTEKQGGSDVRANETVARRVEGGALLTGHKWFCSAPMSDAFLVLAREESDPEGRISCFFVPRVLEDGTRNEFRVQRLKNKLGNKSNASSEIELDGTVAFPVGEAGRGVRTIIEMVARTRLDCVIGTAAGMRQAAAEALWHVRHRAAFGRTLIDQPAMTGVVTDLALEAEASTLTAMRLAAAHEDAAGEQEQAFRRLATAVAKYRVCKRGPGQAYEAMECLGGNGYTEDFPLAMRYREQPVSAIWEGSGNVIALDVLRALTREPESVAAFDAELALAAGADTRYDALRARVQRELADMAGATPDVAQSRARRLVGSMGLALQAGLMLRYAPTASAEAFIGARLGEDRGIDYGVLPDGTDHEAILARH
- a CDS encoding TetR/AcrR family transcriptional regulator, which encodes MAYRSTDRTEQHKLARNAALVEAGHELVADGGFAAATIARVAERAGVSTGTVYTYFPDKASLSAAIFERAAGIELEVVRSAVAFGADARLLTPAVDRLDALVRVFGARALRGRTLATALLFEAADVGVERERLVFRRAYTETVAEILADGVREGALRAHRIDLLAPAIVGAIGEAVIRPLAPVPGGPEEHEEVLETLATACQRLAGFAVLPPHERPADFPDERATANSHHPRNTH
- a CDS encoding class I adenylate-forming enzyme family protein; its protein translation is MDLSSMLESTARKFPQKEALVAGDRRYTYTDLVEQSRRAARVFRDAGLSRGAYVPVVAFNTPGFVFAAFGLWRAAMALAPVNHKLTAPELRFLVTHSGAEVGVVDATLLETARAAAPGVRWLVTEAANFPDIEVDPRDDFDALLAAADPWDGEPVSETEVAQLLYTSGTTSDPKGCLHSHRGITTVAAYCAISGGLQATDRFLIAMPIWHSSPLNNWFMPMMMLGGTVVLLREYHPIEFLRTIERERTTAFFGPAIAYLAPLQAAKAAGLEWDAFDLSSARLWLAGGAPIGQETMQTMRAAYPSGGFQQVYGMSEMGPVGATLLPADQERKAGSIGHAGMPGVDLRVVTREGRDALPGETGEIWLRSDTRMIGYLGNPEATAKAFEGEWYKSGDLARLDEDGYLFIADRINDMIISGGENVYTLEVENAAREHPGVADIAVVSRPHPEWGETVVAVVVASDAGAPELEEFRAFLGQRLARYKVPRDVVTVDVLPRNPSGKVLKHRLRELVREGAGTA
- a CDS encoding Rv2578c family radical SAM protein, which encodes MRWSGQSAAVSAGLASAESVSTTALPGLEVAEVAAMPGHLRTTRAPEFAGMVFHEVLAKSALNRVPEGSSMPFSWTINPYRGCSHACVYCFARGSHRYLDFDAGTDFDSQIVVKVNVAEVLARELARPSWRREMVALGTNTDPYQRAEGRYALLPGIIEALAARHTPISILTKGTLLRRDLPQLAEASKRVPVELAMSIAVGDNALQQSIEPGTPTTRARLDTVAAARKAGLEVDVFVMPVLPHLTDGYAHLDALLSDIREAGARSVMYGALHLRSAVKPWFFAWLGREYPDLVPAYRRLYPGASSKATQAYRLELAARIRPLIRKHGLEFSGSARRSRDPYPPIAAAGVRGARQLPSTGGALPEHRSDPNALPLWDAVPGAPAPTLF
- a CDS encoding heavy metal translocating P-type ATPase, which produces MNLILRGAKAYPAVVLTIVAGVVGLVMLATPARGIAPWIVGGYALCIAVWQAYEMVRQLMRGHAGLDILAVIAIVAAVSVGEPWAALVVVLMITGGEALEDYAENRSKQELTALLKRAPQQATRLLTAPAPAAPAAPAAAAEPPAAAAEERTETVAVNEISVGDHLLVRPGELVPVDAILLIDSAEFDESSLTGESLPVLRARDERIASGVVNGSTAITMRAAATSKDSKYQQIVDLVEQAQSSRAKTVRLADRYALPFTVVALVIAGVAWFVSGDPVRFAEVLVVATPCPLLIAAPVAFLGGMSRAAKSGLIVKGGGTLEQLAKVRSAAFDKTGTLTTGKPEPREVRPAAGVDEEYLLQLAASAEVYSSHVLASAVVETVKARGIALLPVQSAEESATNGVEAVVADGTVRVGKPSWVAKAAADLELTTLAAGELAIYVALDDRFLGTLIMRDELRPEAPQVLRELRELGLERFAMVTGDVPATANAMAAQAGIDEVYAECTPADKVRIASELQPRPLIMVGDGLNDAPVLAAADVGFAMGARGSTAASESADVVNRFDRFDGVGQAVRIGKDTVRIALESIWLGIAVSVGLMLVAAFGFLPAIVGAWMQEVVDLVAILWALRAIRGRRRPQP